The following proteins are co-located in the Chlorogloeopsis sp. ULAP01 genome:
- a CDS encoding amino acid adenylation domain-containing protein, translated as MKTIEEFLSDLCSLDIKLWVEENRLLCNAPKGALTPVIKAELAERKAEILAFIRQNNVTLSSNHQPIRPTPQQENLSLSFAQQRLWFIDQLQPGSNFYNLPAAFHLQGSLNVVALEKTLNEIIRRHEVLRTTFASQKGQPLQVIHPTLTLNLPVINLQELPKVEREAEVQQLLSKEASQCFKLDETPLLRCTLLQLAEEEYVVMFTMHHIISDGWSMGILIQEVVALYEAFSQNQASPLPELPIQYADFAVWQRQWLQGEVLDNLLSYWKKQLGGNLPILQLPTDYPRPPIQTFRGKRKSFTLSTDLTEALKTLSRHEDATLFMTLLAGFKTLLHRYSNQEDILVGSPIANRNRNDIEQLIGFFVNTLVLRTDFTGNPTFKELLRRVRETTLEAYAHQDIPFDLLVEELQPQRNLSYAPLFQVMFILQNTPMSALEISGLTLNFLENNANTAMFDLTLDMKETEGGLVGSLEYNTDLFDDTTIARMVEHLQTLLQGIVTNPEQRLSELSLLTESERHKLLVEWNNTQVEYPQDQCIHQLFESQVEQTPDAVAVVFENQQLTYRELNAKANQLAHYLQTLGVKPEVLVGICVERSLDMVIGILAILKAGGAYVPLEPSYPQEPLAYILEDAQPRVLLTQQKLVATLPNQLAQVICLDSDWELISDHHSENPVTHITEDYLAYVIYTSGSTGKPKGAMNTHRGICNRLLWMQDAYQLTPADRVLQKTPFNFDVSVWEFFWPLMTGARLVIAQPEGHKDPNYLINLIVQQQITTLHFVPSMLQVFLEAEAVEKCQSLVRVIASGEALPVELQQRFFQRLDAQLYNLYGPTEAAVDVTFWQCQNHLSNHKTVPIGRPIANIQIYILDKYLHPVPVGVPGEVYIGGVGVGRGYLNRPELTAEKFIPNPFSFSTTASRLYKTGDLARYLPNGEIEYIGRIDYQVKLRGFRIELGEIEAAIAQYPGVRETIVVVNAQRIVAYLVPQTAQILSISELRSFLESKLPSYMIPVAFVLLETLPLNTNGKVDRRALPAPDIARPELADAYQPPQTEVEQTIAQIWQQVLRLENVGIHDNFFELGGHSLLLVQVNSKLRELFTKNLAVLDLFRYPTINSLANYLTQVEPEKITAESIEIVTEKIADGKAQQRKRLQKLKSIQNI; from the coding sequence ATGAAAACTATTGAAGAGTTTTTATCCGATCTTTGCAGTCTCGATATCAAGCTGTGGGTTGAAGAAAATCGCCTGCTTTGTAACGCTCCTAAAGGTGCGCTGACACCAGTTATTAAAGCAGAACTAGCGGAACGCAAAGCAGAAATCCTCGCTTTTATACGTCAAAATAACGTAACTTTAAGTTCTAATCATCAGCCAATTCGCCCAACACCACAACAGGAAAATCTATCTCTATCCTTTGCCCAACAACGACTCTGGTTTATCGACCAGTTACAACCAGGCAGTAACTTTTACAATCTACCTGCCGCCTTTCATCTGCAAGGTTCGCTCAATGTAGTAGCACTGGAAAAGACCCTCAATGAAATTATACGGCGGCATGAAGTTTTAAGAACGACTTTTGCCTCACAAAAAGGGCAACCCCTCCAAGTCATTCACCCGACTTTGACTTTAAATTTGCCTGTAATTAATTTACAAGAATTACCAAAAGTCGAGCGCGAAGCCGAAGTTCAACAACTTTTGAGTAAGGAAGCTTCGCAATGTTTCAAATTAGACGAAACACCATTACTGCGATGTACTCTCTTACAATTAGCCGAAGAAGAGTATGTAGTGATGTTTACCATGCATCACATCATCTCTGATGGTTGGTCGATGGGTATACTCATCCAAGAAGTAGTAGCCCTGTATGAAGCCTTTTCTCAAAATCAAGCTTCTCCGCTTCCAGAATTACCCATTCAATATGCAGATTTTGCTGTTTGGCAGCGCCAATGGTTGCAAGGAGAAGTTCTAGACAACCTTCTTTCTTACTGGAAAAAACAGCTTGGTGGCAACCTCCCAATTTTGCAACTACCTACAGATTATCCTCGACCGCCAATTCAGACTTTTCGGGGTAAAAGAAAATCATTTACTCTATCTACTGATTTGACTGAAGCGTTAAAGACACTTAGCCGTCATGAAGATGCGACGCTGTTCATGACTTTGTTAGCTGGGTTTAAGACATTATTGCATCGCTACAGCAATCAAGAAGATATTTTAGTAGGTTCGCCGATCGCTAATCGTAACCGTAACGATATCGAACAACTAATTGGTTTTTTTGTCAATACTCTGGTGTTGCGTACTGACTTCACTGGTAATCCCACTTTTAAAGAATTGTTGAGGCGTGTACGCGAGACAACTTTAGAAGCTTACGCTCATCAAGATATACCTTTTGATTTATTAGTTGAAGAATTGCAGCCACAGCGCAACTTGAGTTATGCGCCTCTATTTCAAGTAATGTTTATTCTGCAAAATACCCCAATGTCTGCGTTAGAAATCTCAGGTTTAACTTTGAATTTCCTGGAGAATAACGCTAACACCGCAATGTTTGATTTAACACTTGATATGAAGGAGACAGAAGGGGGATTAGTAGGAAGTTTAGAATATAATACAGATTTATTTGATGACACCACCATTGCGCGCATGGTAGAACATTTACAGACTTTGCTCCAAGGTATTGTTACTAATCCAGAGCAACGGCTATCAGAATTATCATTATTAACAGAATCAGAGCGTCATAAACTTTTAGTAGAGTGGAATAATACTCAAGTCGAATATCCACAAGATCAATGCATTCATCAGTTATTTGAATCGCAAGTAGAACAAACACCTGATGCAGTAGCAGTAGTATTTGAAAACCAGCAATTAACTTACCGCGAACTAAACGCCAAAGCCAACCAATTAGCACATTATTTACAAACTTTAGGAGTCAAACCAGAGGTATTAGTCGGGATTTGTGTTGAGCGATCACTCGATATGGTCATTGGAATCTTAGCCATCCTCAAAGCCGGAGGTGCTTATGTACCTCTAGAGCCTAGCTATCCCCAAGAACCCTTGGCTTATATATTAGAAGATGCTCAACCAAGGGTTTTGTTAACCCAACAGAAATTAGTTGCAACACTACCAAATCAGCTAGCGCAGGTTATTTGTCTGGATAGTGATTGGGAATTAATTAGCGATCACCACAGTGAAAATCCCGTAACTCACATCACTGAAGATTACCTCGCCTACGTCATCTATACTTCTGGTTCCACAGGGAAACCAAAGGGTGCAATGAACACCCATCGCGGAATCTGCAATCGCTTACTGTGGATGCAGGATGCTTACCAACTAACACCAGCAGATAGAGTTTTGCAGAAAACTCCTTTTAATTTTGATGTCTCAGTCTGGGAATTCTTCTGGCCGTTGATGACGGGTGCGCGGTTAGTAATAGCCCAACCAGAAGGACATAAAGATCCCAACTATTTGATTAACTTGATTGTCCAGCAGCAAATAACGACCTTACATTTTGTCCCATCCATGCTGCAAGTTTTTTTGGAAGCAGAAGCAGTAGAAAAATGTCAGTCTTTGGTGCGGGTAATCGCCAGTGGAGAAGCATTACCAGTTGAACTGCAACAACGCTTTTTTCAGCGACTGGATGCCCAATTATATAATCTTTATGGACCAACAGAAGCGGCTGTTGATGTCACCTTTTGGCAATGCCAAAATCATCTCAGTAACCACAAGACAGTTCCTATCGGTCGCCCAATTGCCAATATTCAAATTTATATCCTTGACAAATATCTTCATCCTGTTCCTGTGGGTGTACCAGGGGAAGTTTATATCGGCGGTGTAGGCGTTGGTCGAGGTTACTTAAACCGTCCTGAATTAACTGCCGAGAAATTTATTCCCAATCCTTTTAGTTTTAGCACCACAGCCAGCCGTCTTTACAAAACAGGTGATTTAGCCCGTTATCTTCCTAATGGAGAAATAGAATACATTGGTCGGATTGACTATCAAGTGAAACTGCGAGGGTTCCGCATTGAACTAGGAGAAATAGAAGCGGCGATCGCTCAATATCCAGGAGTACGAGAAACTATAGTTGTTGTTAATGCACAACGAATAGTTGCCTATCTAGTTCCGCAAACAGCACAAATATTAAGCATTTCAGAACTACGTAGTTTTTTAGAGTCAAAATTACCCAGCTACATGATCCCCGTGGCTTTTGTCTTGTTAGAAACATTACCCTTAAACACAAATGGTAAAGTTGACCGCCGAGCTTTACCTGCACCTGACATAGCCCGCCCCGAATTAGCTGATGCTTATCAACCACCCCAAACGGAAGTTGAACAAACCATTGCCCAAATTTGGCAACAAGTCCTGCGACTAGAAAATGTCGGTATTCATGATAACTTCTTTGAACTCGGTGGTCATTCATTGCTTTTGGTGCAAGTGAATAGCAAATTACGTGAACTATTTACCAAAAATTTAGCGGTTCTTGACTTATTTAGATATCCCACAATTAACTCTTTAGCCAATTATTTAACGCAAGTTGAGCCGGAAAAAATAACAGCTGAAAGTATAGAGATTGTTACCGAAAAAATTGCCGACGGCAAAGCACAACAAAGAAAACGCCTTCAAAAACTTAAATCTATCCAAAATATCTAA